A stretch of Anas acuta chromosome 3, bAnaAcu1.1, whole genome shotgun sequence DNA encodes these proteins:
- the MYB gene encoding transcriptional activator Myb isoform X3 produces the protein MYDHDYDGLLPKTGKRHLGKTRWTREEDEKLKKLVEQNGTEDWKVIANFLPNRTDVQCQHRWQKVLNPELIKGPWTKEEDQRVIELVQKYGPKRWSVIAKHLKGRIGKQCRERWHNHLNPEVKKTSWTEEEDRIIYQAHKRLGNRWAEIAKLLPGRTDNAIKNHWNSTMRRKVEQEGYLQESSKAGHASAATGFQKSNHLMAFAHNPPSAQLPVASQPPLGSDYPYYHITEPQNVPGQIPYPVALHVNIVNVPQPAAAAIQRHYNDEDPEKEKRIKELELLLMSTENELKGQQALPTQNHTSNYPGWHSTTVADNTRTSGDNAPVSCLGEHHHCTPSPPVDHGCLPEESASPARCMIVHQSNILDNVKNLLEFAETLQLIDSDPSSWGDLSSFEFFEDTDTSASKAPSGRAAQLQHRAASACRPPGHPITNLSKILSSQGPPGSPKSLSASQGSPAPWVLLRKRRGHSSPLASGRSSASVLADGSSSTPKRSPVKSLPFSPSQFLNTSSNHENLNLDNPALTSTPVCGHKMAVSTPFHRDQTFKTQKENHVFRTPAIKRSILESSPRTPTPFKNALAAQEIKYGPLKMLPQTPTHLVEDLQDVIKQESEESAIVAGLHESGPPLLKKIKQEVESPTDKAGNFFCSNHWEGENLNTQLFTHAPTMEDMPNLLTSSILKMPVSEEDGSFHKTFAMPRNRPLASPLQHLNNAWESASCGKIEDQMALTDQARKYMAAFPTRTLVM, from the exons ATGTACGATCATGATTATGATGGTCTGCTTCCTAAGACTGGAAAACGTCACCTAGGAAAAACCAGGTGGACCCGTGAAGAG GATGAGAAACTGAAGAAGCTTGTGGAGCAGAACGGCACAGAAGACTGGAAAGTCATAGCCAATTTCCTTCCT AATCGGACAGATGTTCAGTGCCAGCACCGATGGCAGAAAGTACTAAACCCAGAACTTATCAAAGGTCCATGGACTAAAGAGGAGGATCAAAGG GTAATAGAACTCGTGCAGAAATACGGTCCAAAGCGCTGGTCTGTCATTGCTAAGCATTTGAAGGGAAGGATTGGAAAGCAGTGCAGGGAGAGGTGGCACAACCATTTGAATCCAGAAGTGAAGAAAACCTCCTGGACAGAAGAGGAAGATAGAATTATTTACCAGGCACACAAGAGACTGGGAAACAGATGGGCAGAAATTGCAAAGTTGCTGCCTGGACG GACTGATAACGCTATCAAGAACCACTGGAATTCCACCATGCGCCGCAAGGTTGAGCAGGAGGGTTACCTGCAGGAGTCCTCCAAAGCTGGCCACGCCTCGGCAGCCACCGGCTTTCAGAAGAGCAACCACTTGATGGCCTTTGCTCACAACCCGCCTtctgcccagctcccagtggCCAGCCAGCCCCCGCTGGGCAGTGACTACCCCTACTACCACATCACTGAGCCACAGAAC GTCCCTGGTCAGATCCCATATCCAGTAGCACTGCATGTAAATATTGTCAATGTtcctcagccagctgctgcagctatTCAG AGACACTATAATGATGAAGACCCTGAGAAAGAAAAACGAATAAAGGAATTAGAGTTGCTACTAATGTCGACTGAGAATGAACTGAAAGGGCAGCAGGCATTACCA ACACAGAACCACACATCCAACTACCCCGGCTGGCACAGCACCACGGTTGCTGACAATACCAGGACCAGTGGTGACAATGCACCTGTTTCCTGTTTGGGGGAACACCACCACTGTACTCCATCTCCACCGGTGGATCATGGTTGCTTACCTGAGGAAAGTGCATCCCCTGCACGGTGCATGATTGTTCACCAGAGCAACATCCTGGATAATGTTAAGAATCTCTTAGAATTTGCAGAAACACTCCAGTTAATAGACTCC GATCCTTCATCATGGGGTGATCTCAGCAGTTTTGAATTCTTTGAAGACACAGACACTTCGGCTAGCAAAGCTCCCTCAGGCAGAGCCGCACAGCTTCAGCACAGAGCGGCCAGTGCATGTAGACCTCCAGGACACCCCATCACAAACCTGAGCAAAATCTTGTCGAGTCAGGGCCCTCCTGGCTCACCAAAGTCCTTGTCTGCCTCACAGGGCAGCCCGGCTCCGTGGGTGCTTCTTCGCAAAAGGAGAGGGCACTCCAGCCCCTTAGCCAGTGGCCGCAGTAGCGCCTCGGTACTGGCTGACGGCAGCAGCTCAACTCCTAAGCGCTCCCCTGTCAAAAGCCTGCCCTTCTCTCCCTCGCAG TTCTTAAACACCTCATCCAATCATGAAAATCTGAACCTGGACAACCCTGCGCTAACTTCCACACCAGTGTGTGGCCATAAGATGGCTGTTTCCACCCCATTCCACAGGGACCAAACATTCAAAACTCAGAAGGAAAATCATGT TTTCAGAACTCCCGCAATCAAGAGGTCGATATTGGAGAGCTCTCCGAGAACACCCACTCCATTCAAAAACGCACTTGCAGCTCAGGAAATCAAATACGGTCCTTTGAAGATGCTG CCTCAAACTCCGACTCATCTTGTAGAAGATCTGCAGGACGTTATCAAGCAGGAGTCGGAGGAATCTGCAATAGTGGCTGGGCTACATGAAAGTGGACCCCCTTTGctgaagaaaatcaaacaagAG GTGGAGTCTCCAACAGATAAAGCTGGAAATTTTTTTTGCTCGAATCACTGGGAAGGGGAAAACCTGAACACTCAGCTCTTTACACATGCACCTACTATGGAAGATATGCCA AATCTTCTTACCAgctccattttaaaaatgccagtGTCGGAAGAGGATGGTagttttcataaaacatttGCCATGCCTAGGAACAGGCCACTAGCTAGTCCACTGCAG catCTGAACAATGCTTGGGAGTCAGCGTCCTGCGGGAAGATCGAGGACCAGATGGCCCTGACCGACCAGGCGCGCAAGTACATGGCCGCGTTCCCAACCCGGACTCTGGTGATGTGA
- the MYB gene encoding transcriptional activator Myb isoform X4 translates to MARRPRHSIYSSDDDEEDVEMYDHDYDGLLPKTGKRHLGKTRWTREEDEKLKKLVEQNGTEDWKVIANFLPNRTDVQCQHRWQKVLNPELIKGPWTKEEDQRVIELVQKYGPKRWSVIAKHLKGRIGKQCRERWHNHLNPEVKKTSWTEEEDRIIYQAHKRLGNRWAEIAKLLPGRTDNAIKNHWNSTMRRKVEQEGYLQESSKAGHASAATGFQKSNHLMAFAHNPPSAQLPVASQPPLGSDYPYYHITEPQNVPGQIPYPVALHVNIVNVPQPAAAAIQTQNHTSNYPGWHSTTVADNTRTSGDNAPVSCLGEHHHCTPSPPVDHGCLPEESASPARCMIVHQSNILDNVKNLLEFAETLQLIDSDPSSWGDLSSFEFFEDTDTSASKAPSGRAAQLQHRAASACRPPGHPITNLSKILSSQGPPGSPKSLSASQGSPAPWVLLRKRRGHSSPLASGRSSASVLADGSSSTPKRSPVKSLPFSPSQFLNTSSNHENLNLDNPALTSTPVCGHKMAVSTPFHRDQTFKTQKENHVFRTPAIKRSILESSPRTPTPFKNALAAQEIKYGPLKMLPQTPTHLVEDLQDVIKQESEESAIVAGLHESGPPLLKKIKQEVESPTDKAGNFFCSNHWEGENLNTQLFTHAPTMEDMPNLLTSSILKMPVSEEDGSFHKTFAMPRNRPLASPLQHLNNAWESASCGKIEDQMALTDQARKYMAAFPTRTLVM, encoded by the exons ATGGCCCGGAGACCCCGGCACAG TATATACAGTAGCGATGATGATGAAGAAGATGTCGAGATGTACGATCATGATTATGATGGTCTGCTTCCTAAGACTGGAAAACGTCACCTAGGAAAAACCAGGTGGACCCGTGAAGAG GATGAGAAACTGAAGAAGCTTGTGGAGCAGAACGGCACAGAAGACTGGAAAGTCATAGCCAATTTCCTTCCT AATCGGACAGATGTTCAGTGCCAGCACCGATGGCAGAAAGTACTAAACCCAGAACTTATCAAAGGTCCATGGACTAAAGAGGAGGATCAAAGG GTAATAGAACTCGTGCAGAAATACGGTCCAAAGCGCTGGTCTGTCATTGCTAAGCATTTGAAGGGAAGGATTGGAAAGCAGTGCAGGGAGAGGTGGCACAACCATTTGAATCCAGAAGTGAAGAAAACCTCCTGGACAGAAGAGGAAGATAGAATTATTTACCAGGCACACAAGAGACTGGGAAACAGATGGGCAGAAATTGCAAAGTTGCTGCCTGGACG GACTGATAACGCTATCAAGAACCACTGGAATTCCACCATGCGCCGCAAGGTTGAGCAGGAGGGTTACCTGCAGGAGTCCTCCAAAGCTGGCCACGCCTCGGCAGCCACCGGCTTTCAGAAGAGCAACCACTTGATGGCCTTTGCTCACAACCCGCCTtctgcccagctcccagtggCCAGCCAGCCCCCGCTGGGCAGTGACTACCCCTACTACCACATCACTGAGCCACAGAAC GTCCCTGGTCAGATCCCATATCCAGTAGCACTGCATGTAAATATTGTCAATGTtcctcagccagctgctgcagctatTCAG ACACAGAACCACACATCCAACTACCCCGGCTGGCACAGCACCACGGTTGCTGACAATACCAGGACCAGTGGTGACAATGCACCTGTTTCCTGTTTGGGGGAACACCACCACTGTACTCCATCTCCACCGGTGGATCATGGTTGCTTACCTGAGGAAAGTGCATCCCCTGCACGGTGCATGATTGTTCACCAGAGCAACATCCTGGATAATGTTAAGAATCTCTTAGAATTTGCAGAAACACTCCAGTTAATAGACTCC GATCCTTCATCATGGGGTGATCTCAGCAGTTTTGAATTCTTTGAAGACACAGACACTTCGGCTAGCAAAGCTCCCTCAGGCAGAGCCGCACAGCTTCAGCACAGAGCGGCCAGTGCATGTAGACCTCCAGGACACCCCATCACAAACCTGAGCAAAATCTTGTCGAGTCAGGGCCCTCCTGGCTCACCAAAGTCCTTGTCTGCCTCACAGGGCAGCCCGGCTCCGTGGGTGCTTCTTCGCAAAAGGAGAGGGCACTCCAGCCCCTTAGCCAGTGGCCGCAGTAGCGCCTCGGTACTGGCTGACGGCAGCAGCTCAACTCCTAAGCGCTCCCCTGTCAAAAGCCTGCCCTTCTCTCCCTCGCAG TTCTTAAACACCTCATCCAATCATGAAAATCTGAACCTGGACAACCCTGCGCTAACTTCCACACCAGTGTGTGGCCATAAGATGGCTGTTTCCACCCCATTCCACAGGGACCAAACATTCAAAACTCAGAAGGAAAATCATGT TTTCAGAACTCCCGCAATCAAGAGGTCGATATTGGAGAGCTCTCCGAGAACACCCACTCCATTCAAAAACGCACTTGCAGCTCAGGAAATCAAATACGGTCCTTTGAAGATGCTG CCTCAAACTCCGACTCATCTTGTAGAAGATCTGCAGGACGTTATCAAGCAGGAGTCGGAGGAATCTGCAATAGTGGCTGGGCTACATGAAAGTGGACCCCCTTTGctgaagaaaatcaaacaagAG GTGGAGTCTCCAACAGATAAAGCTGGAAATTTTTTTTGCTCGAATCACTGGGAAGGGGAAAACCTGAACACTCAGCTCTTTACACATGCACCTACTATGGAAGATATGCCA AATCTTCTTACCAgctccattttaaaaatgccagtGTCGGAAGAGGATGGTagttttcataaaacatttGCCATGCCTAGGAACAGGCCACTAGCTAGTCCACTGCAG catCTGAACAATGCTTGGGAGTCAGCGTCCTGCGGGAAGATCGAGGACCAGATGGCCCTGACCGACCAGGCGCGCAAGTACATGGCCGCGTTCCCAACCCGGACTCTGGTGATGTGA
- the MYB gene encoding transcriptional activator Myb isoform X6 yields the protein MARRPRHSIYSSDDDEEDVEMYDHDYDGLLPKTGKRHLGKTRWTREEDEKLKKLVEQNGTEDWKVIANFLPNRTDVQCQHRWQKVLNPELIKGPWTKEEDQRVIELVQKYGPKRWSVIAKHLKGRIGKQCRERWHNHLNPEVKKTSWTEEEDRIIYQAHKRLGNRWAEIAKLLPGRTDNAIKNHWNSTMRRKVEQEGYLQESSKAGHASAATGFQKSNHLMAFAHNPPSAQLPVASQPPLGSDYPYYHITEPQNVPGQIPYPVALHVNIVNVPQPAAAAIQTQNHTSNYPGWHSTTVADNTRTSGDNAPVSCLGEHHHCTPSPPVDHGCLPEESASPARCMIVHQSNILDNVKNLLEFAETLQLIDSFLNTSSNHENLNLDNPALTSTPVCGHKMAVSTPFHRDQTFKTQKENHVFRTPAIKRSILESSPRTPTPFKNALAAQEIKYGPLKMLPQTPTHLVEDLQDVIKQESEESAIVAGLHESGPPLLKKIKQEVESPTDKAGNFFCSNHWEGENLNTQLFTHAPTMEDMPNLLTSSILKMPVSEEDGSFHKTFAMPRNRPLASPLQHLNNAWESASCGKIEDQMALTDQARKYMAAFPTRTLVM from the exons ATGGCCCGGAGACCCCGGCACAG TATATACAGTAGCGATGATGATGAAGAAGATGTCGAGATGTACGATCATGATTATGATGGTCTGCTTCCTAAGACTGGAAAACGTCACCTAGGAAAAACCAGGTGGACCCGTGAAGAG GATGAGAAACTGAAGAAGCTTGTGGAGCAGAACGGCACAGAAGACTGGAAAGTCATAGCCAATTTCCTTCCT AATCGGACAGATGTTCAGTGCCAGCACCGATGGCAGAAAGTACTAAACCCAGAACTTATCAAAGGTCCATGGACTAAAGAGGAGGATCAAAGG GTAATAGAACTCGTGCAGAAATACGGTCCAAAGCGCTGGTCTGTCATTGCTAAGCATTTGAAGGGAAGGATTGGAAAGCAGTGCAGGGAGAGGTGGCACAACCATTTGAATCCAGAAGTGAAGAAAACCTCCTGGACAGAAGAGGAAGATAGAATTATTTACCAGGCACACAAGAGACTGGGAAACAGATGGGCAGAAATTGCAAAGTTGCTGCCTGGACG GACTGATAACGCTATCAAGAACCACTGGAATTCCACCATGCGCCGCAAGGTTGAGCAGGAGGGTTACCTGCAGGAGTCCTCCAAAGCTGGCCACGCCTCGGCAGCCACCGGCTTTCAGAAGAGCAACCACTTGATGGCCTTTGCTCACAACCCGCCTtctgcccagctcccagtggCCAGCCAGCCCCCGCTGGGCAGTGACTACCCCTACTACCACATCACTGAGCCACAGAAC GTCCCTGGTCAGATCCCATATCCAGTAGCACTGCATGTAAATATTGTCAATGTtcctcagccagctgctgcagctatTCAG ACACAGAACCACACATCCAACTACCCCGGCTGGCACAGCACCACGGTTGCTGACAATACCAGGACCAGTGGTGACAATGCACCTGTTTCCTGTTTGGGGGAACACCACCACTGTACTCCATCTCCACCGGTGGATCATGGTTGCTTACCTGAGGAAAGTGCATCCCCTGCACGGTGCATGATTGTTCACCAGAGCAACATCCTGGATAATGTTAAGAATCTCTTAGAATTTGCAGAAACACTCCAGTTAATAGACTCC TTCTTAAACACCTCATCCAATCATGAAAATCTGAACCTGGACAACCCTGCGCTAACTTCCACACCAGTGTGTGGCCATAAGATGGCTGTTTCCACCCCATTCCACAGGGACCAAACATTCAAAACTCAGAAGGAAAATCATGT TTTCAGAACTCCCGCAATCAAGAGGTCGATATTGGAGAGCTCTCCGAGAACACCCACTCCATTCAAAAACGCACTTGCAGCTCAGGAAATCAAATACGGTCCTTTGAAGATGCTG CCTCAAACTCCGACTCATCTTGTAGAAGATCTGCAGGACGTTATCAAGCAGGAGTCGGAGGAATCTGCAATAGTGGCTGGGCTACATGAAAGTGGACCCCCTTTGctgaagaaaatcaaacaagAG GTGGAGTCTCCAACAGATAAAGCTGGAAATTTTTTTTGCTCGAATCACTGGGAAGGGGAAAACCTGAACACTCAGCTCTTTACACATGCACCTACTATGGAAGATATGCCA AATCTTCTTACCAgctccattttaaaaatgccagtGTCGGAAGAGGATGGTagttttcataaaacatttGCCATGCCTAGGAACAGGCCACTAGCTAGTCCACTGCAG catCTGAACAATGCTTGGGAGTCAGCGTCCTGCGGGAAGATCGAGGACCAGATGGCCCTGACCGACCAGGCGCGCAAGTACATGGCCGCGTTCCCAACCCGGACTCTGGTGATGTGA
- the MYB gene encoding transcriptional activator Myb isoform X5 encodes MARRPRHSIYSSDDDEEDVEMYDHDYDGLLPKTGKRHLGKTRWTREEDEKLKKLVEQNGTEDWKVIANFLPNRTDVQCQHRWQKVLNPELIKGPWTKEEDQRVIELVQKYGPKRWSVIAKHLKGRIGKQCRERWHNHLNPEVKKTSWTEEEDRIIYQAHKRLGNRWAEIAKLLPGRTDNAIKNHWNSTMRRKVEQEGYLQESSKAGHASAATGFQKSNHLMAFAHNPPSAQLPVASQPPLGSDYPYYHITEPQNVPGQIPYPVALHVNIVNVPQPAAAAIQRHYNDEDPEKEKRIKELELLLMSTENELKGQQALPTQNHTSNYPGWHSTTVADNTRTSGDNAPVSCLGEHHHCTPSPPVDHGCLPEESASPARCMIVHQSNILDNVKNLLEFAETLQLIDSGSPAPWVLLRKRRGHSSPLASGRSSASVLADGSSSTPKRSPVKSLPFSPSQFLNTSSNHENLNLDNPALTSTPVCGHKMAVSTPFHRDQTFKTQKENHVFRTPAIKRSILESSPRTPTPFKNALAAQEIKYGPLKMLPQTPTHLVEDLQDVIKQESEESAIVAGLHESGPPLLKKIKQEVESPTDKAGNFFCSNHWEGENLNTQLFTHAPTMEDMPNLLTSSILKMPVSEEDGSFHKTFAMPRNRPLASPLQHLNNAWESASCGKIEDQMALTDQARKYMAAFPTRTLVM; translated from the exons ATGGCCCGGAGACCCCGGCACAG TATATACAGTAGCGATGATGATGAAGAAGATGTCGAGATGTACGATCATGATTATGATGGTCTGCTTCCTAAGACTGGAAAACGTCACCTAGGAAAAACCAGGTGGACCCGTGAAGAG GATGAGAAACTGAAGAAGCTTGTGGAGCAGAACGGCACAGAAGACTGGAAAGTCATAGCCAATTTCCTTCCT AATCGGACAGATGTTCAGTGCCAGCACCGATGGCAGAAAGTACTAAACCCAGAACTTATCAAAGGTCCATGGACTAAAGAGGAGGATCAAAGG GTAATAGAACTCGTGCAGAAATACGGTCCAAAGCGCTGGTCTGTCATTGCTAAGCATTTGAAGGGAAGGATTGGAAAGCAGTGCAGGGAGAGGTGGCACAACCATTTGAATCCAGAAGTGAAGAAAACCTCCTGGACAGAAGAGGAAGATAGAATTATTTACCAGGCACACAAGAGACTGGGAAACAGATGGGCAGAAATTGCAAAGTTGCTGCCTGGACG GACTGATAACGCTATCAAGAACCACTGGAATTCCACCATGCGCCGCAAGGTTGAGCAGGAGGGTTACCTGCAGGAGTCCTCCAAAGCTGGCCACGCCTCGGCAGCCACCGGCTTTCAGAAGAGCAACCACTTGATGGCCTTTGCTCACAACCCGCCTtctgcccagctcccagtggCCAGCCAGCCCCCGCTGGGCAGTGACTACCCCTACTACCACATCACTGAGCCACAGAAC GTCCCTGGTCAGATCCCATATCCAGTAGCACTGCATGTAAATATTGTCAATGTtcctcagccagctgctgcagctatTCAG AGACACTATAATGATGAAGACCCTGAGAAAGAAAAACGAATAAAGGAATTAGAGTTGCTACTAATGTCGACTGAGAATGAACTGAAAGGGCAGCAGGCATTACCA ACACAGAACCACACATCCAACTACCCCGGCTGGCACAGCACCACGGTTGCTGACAATACCAGGACCAGTGGTGACAATGCACCTGTTTCCTGTTTGGGGGAACACCACCACTGTACTCCATCTCCACCGGTGGATCATGGTTGCTTACCTGAGGAAAGTGCATCCCCTGCACGGTGCATGATTGTTCACCAGAGCAACATCCTGGATAATGTTAAGAATCTCTTAGAATTTGCAGAAACACTCCAGTTAATAGACTCC GGCAGCCCGGCTCCGTGGGTGCTTCTTCGCAAAAGGAGAGGGCACTCCAGCCCCTTAGCCAGTGGCCGCAGTAGCGCCTCGGTACTGGCTGACGGCAGCAGCTCAACTCCTAAGCGCTCCCCTGTCAAAAGCCTGCCCTTCTCTCCCTCGCAG TTCTTAAACACCTCATCCAATCATGAAAATCTGAACCTGGACAACCCTGCGCTAACTTCCACACCAGTGTGTGGCCATAAGATGGCTGTTTCCACCCCATTCCACAGGGACCAAACATTCAAAACTCAGAAGGAAAATCATGT TTTCAGAACTCCCGCAATCAAGAGGTCGATATTGGAGAGCTCTCCGAGAACACCCACTCCATTCAAAAACGCACTTGCAGCTCAGGAAATCAAATACGGTCCTTTGAAGATGCTG CCTCAAACTCCGACTCATCTTGTAGAAGATCTGCAGGACGTTATCAAGCAGGAGTCGGAGGAATCTGCAATAGTGGCTGGGCTACATGAAAGTGGACCCCCTTTGctgaagaaaatcaaacaagAG GTGGAGTCTCCAACAGATAAAGCTGGAAATTTTTTTTGCTCGAATCACTGGGAAGGGGAAAACCTGAACACTCAGCTCTTTACACATGCACCTACTATGGAAGATATGCCA AATCTTCTTACCAgctccattttaaaaatgccagtGTCGGAAGAGGATGGTagttttcataaaacatttGCCATGCCTAGGAACAGGCCACTAGCTAGTCCACTGCAG catCTGAACAATGCTTGGGAGTCAGCGTCCTGCGGGAAGATCGAGGACCAGATGGCCCTGACCGACCAGGCGCGCAAGTACATGGCCGCGTTCCCAACCCGGACTCTGGTGATGTGA
- the MYB gene encoding transcriptional activator Myb isoform X2 has protein sequence MARRPRHSIYSSDDDEEDVEMYDHDYDGLLPKTGKRHLGKTRWTREEDEKLKKLVEQNGTEDWKVIANFLPNRTDVQCQHRWQKVLNPELIKGPWTKEEDQRVIELVQKYGPKRWSVIAKHLKGRIGKQCRERWHNHLNPEVKKTSWTEEEDRIIYQAHKRLGNRWAEIAKLLPGRTDNAIKNHWNSTMRRKVEQEGYLQESSKAGHASAATGFQKSNHLMAFAHNPPSAQLPVASQPPLGSDYPYYHITEPQNVPGQIPYPVALHVNIVNVPQPAAAAIQRHYNDEDPEKEKRIKELELLLMSTENELKGQQALPTQNHTSNYPGWHSTTVADNTRTSGDNAPVSCLGEHHHCTPSPPVDHGCLPEESASPARCMIVHQSNILDNVKNLLEFAETLQLIDSDPSSWGDLSSFEFFEDTDTSASKAPSGRAAQLQHRAASACRPPGHPITNLSKILSSQGPPGSPKSLSASQGSPAPWVLLRKRRGHSSPLASGRSSASVLADGSSSTPKRSPVKSLPFSPSQFLNTSSNHENLNLDNPALTSTPVCGHKMAVSTPFHRDQTFKTQKENHVFRTPAIKRSILESSPRTPTPFKNALAAQEIKYGPLKMLPQTPTHLVEDLQDVIKQESEESAIVAGLHESGPPLLKKIKQEVESPTDKAGNFFCSNHWEGENLNTQLFTHAPTMEDMPNLLTSSILKMPVSEEDGSFHKTFAMPRNRPLASPLQHLNNAWESASCGKIEDQMALTDQARKYMAAFPTRTLVM, from the exons ATGGCCCGGAGACCCCGGCACAG TATATACAGTAGCGATGATGATGAAGAAGATGTCGAGATGTACGATCATGATTATGATGGTCTGCTTCCTAAGACTGGAAAACGTCACCTAGGAAAAACCAGGTGGACCCGTGAAGAG GATGAGAAACTGAAGAAGCTTGTGGAGCAGAACGGCACAGAAGACTGGAAAGTCATAGCCAATTTCCTTCCT AATCGGACAGATGTTCAGTGCCAGCACCGATGGCAGAAAGTACTAAACCCAGAACTTATCAAAGGTCCATGGACTAAAGAGGAGGATCAAAGG GTAATAGAACTCGTGCAGAAATACGGTCCAAAGCGCTGGTCTGTCATTGCTAAGCATTTGAAGGGAAGGATTGGAAAGCAGTGCAGGGAGAGGTGGCACAACCATTTGAATCCAGAAGTGAAGAAAACCTCCTGGACAGAAGAGGAAGATAGAATTATTTACCAGGCACACAAGAGACTGGGAAACAGATGGGCAGAAATTGCAAAGTTGCTGCCTGGACG GACTGATAACGCTATCAAGAACCACTGGAATTCCACCATGCGCCGCAAGGTTGAGCAGGAGGGTTACCTGCAGGAGTCCTCCAAAGCTGGCCACGCCTCGGCAGCCACCGGCTTTCAGAAGAGCAACCACTTGATGGCCTTTGCTCACAACCCGCCTtctgcccagctcccagtggCCAGCCAGCCCCCGCTGGGCAGTGACTACCCCTACTACCACATCACTGAGCCACAGAAC GTCCCTGGTCAGATCCCATATCCAGTAGCACTGCATGTAAATATTGTCAATGTtcctcagccagctgctgcagctatTCAG AGACACTATAATGATGAAGACCCTGAGAAAGAAAAACGAATAAAGGAATTAGAGTTGCTACTAATGTCGACTGAGAATGAACTGAAAGGGCAGCAGGCATTACCA ACACAGAACCACACATCCAACTACCCCGGCTGGCACAGCACCACGGTTGCTGACAATACCAGGACCAGTGGTGACAATGCACCTGTTTCCTGTTTGGGGGAACACCACCACTGTACTCCATCTCCACCGGTGGATCATGGTTGCTTACCTGAGGAAAGTGCATCCCCTGCACGGTGCATGATTGTTCACCAGAGCAACATCCTGGATAATGTTAAGAATCTCTTAGAATTTGCAGAAACACTCCAGTTAATAGACTCC GATCCTTCATCATGGGGTGATCTCAGCAGTTTTGAATTCTTTGAAGACACAGACACTTCGGCTAGCAAAGCTCCCTCAGGCAGAGCCGCACAGCTTCAGCACAGAGCGGCCAGTGCATGTAGACCTCCAGGACACCCCATCACAAACCTGAGCAAAATCTTGTCGAGTCAGGGCCCTCCTGGCTCACCAAAGTCCTTGTCTGCCTCACAGGGCAGCCCGGCTCCGTGGGTGCTTCTTCGCAAAAGGAGAGGGCACTCCAGCCCCTTAGCCAGTGGCCGCAGTAGCGCCTCGGTACTGGCTGACGGCAGCAGCTCAACTCCTAAGCGCTCCCCTGTCAAAAGCCTGCCCTTCTCTCCCTCGCAG TTCTTAAACACCTCATCCAATCATGAAAATCTGAACCTGGACAACCCTGCGCTAACTTCCACACCAGTGTGTGGCCATAAGATGGCTGTTTCCACCCCATTCCACAGGGACCAAACATTCAAAACTCAGAAGGAAAATCATGT TTTCAGAACTCCCGCAATCAAGAGGTCGATATTGGAGAGCTCTCCGAGAACACCCACTCCATTCAAAAACGCACTTGCAGCTCAGGAAATCAAATACGGTCCTTTGAAGATGCTG CCTCAAACTCCGACTCATCTTGTAGAAGATCTGCAGGACGTTATCAAGCAGGAGTCGGAGGAATCTGCAATAGTGGCTGGGCTACATGAAAGTGGACCCCCTTTGctgaagaaaatcaaacaagAG GTGGAGTCTCCAACAGATAAAGCTGGAAATTTTTTTTGCTCGAATCACTGGGAAGGGGAAAACCTGAACACTCAGCTCTTTACACATGCACCTACTATGGAAGATATGCCA AATCTTCTTACCAgctccattttaaaaatgccagtGTCGGAAGAGGATGGTagttttcataaaacatttGCCATGCCTAGGAACAGGCCACTAGCTAGTCCACTGCAG catCTGAACAATGCTTGGGAGTCAGCGTCCTGCGGGAAGATCGAGGACCAGATGGCCCTGACCGACCAGGCGCGCAAGTACATGGCCGCGTTCCCAACCCGGACTCTGGTGATGTGA